Sequence from the Chthoniobacterales bacterium genome:
CTTGTCGATGATGAGTTGGTCGAGGATCTCGCGATATCCGGCCATTTTTTGTTCGGCCGTGAGATCCGCCGCGTTCATGCCGGATGAGGCGAGGGCATTGTTGAAGGCGTCCTGGAGATCCGCTCGGGAAATTTTTTCGCCTTCGACCACGGCGACGGGATCCGGCAGATCGACGCTCTCGCTTTTGGCGTCGCCTTTGGGAGTCTGCGCGTGAAGCGACAATGAGCACGCAGTGAAGACAAACAGAAGGGCGGCTGCCCGGCGGATGACTGATTTCATAGGAGCCGGGAGTCTGGCAGGGGCGGGCATGCCCGGCCAGAGGTTTTTCAGGCTCGCTCCCGCTGGAGCCAATCGAGCATTGCCCTGTGGCGGCCCGCGAAAATGACCGGGAAAACAAACCGCGCAAGCACCCAGTCGGCCGGCCGCCCGCCGCGCCGGGGTGGAAGACGGAATGTGACGCGGTCGGTCATGACCGTGCCCGAGTCGTCGTGCGCCGGTTCGAAAAGGTGCTCGTGCTGCCAAAAAGAAAACGGGCACTCCACGCCGGTATCGACCAGCACGGATGGCGGATCGACTTTTTGCCATTGCCCGGTCCAGCGAAGCACGAAGGGCCCCGTCTGCACAACCACGGTGAATTGCTCCCCGACGGCGGCGGTCTCCTTCGCCTCGATCCGGCGTATATTCATGCCCGACGGCGCGACAATACGAAGGTTGCGGGGGTTTTCGTGGAACCTCCAGAGCCTGCAGGGACTGGCAGGCAGGGTGATCGATCGCGTGTAGAGAGCCATGGAAAATCGGGGTGCCGGTTCCAGCCGGGGATGGTTTTCTTTATTGCAATCGCTTGATCCAGCCAATAAGCGTTTCCATTCAATCCAACCAAATTCTTATGTCCGACAAACCCATCGAAGAAAGAGTCAAAGAAATCATCGTCAAAGAGCTCAGTGTCAATCCCGAGCAAGTGACGCCTACCGCGTCATTCATCGAGGATCTCGGTGCCGATTCGCTCGACACCGTGGAGCTGGTCATGGCTTTCGAGGAGGAGTTCGGCGTTGAAGTTCCCGACGAGGAGGCAGAGAAGCTGCAAACCGTCGGCGATGTGGTCAAATACATCGAAGCGAACAAAAAGTAAGCGGATTTTGCCGGGCTGTCCCGGCGCGTCTTGTCACAGCCCCGGGGCCGCGCTCCGGGGCTGTTTTCTTTGCGGACGCGGCGTGCACGGCTATTTGTTTTTCATATGGGGACATTAGCTTCCGGCGAGATCGAACGGTATGCGCGGCAGATGGCGCTGCCGGAGTTCGGACATGAGGGGCAGGAAAAGCTGGCGCGGGCGCGTGTTCTTCTTGTCGGTGCGGGGGGACTCGGCTCGCCGGCGGCGCTTTATCTGGCCTCCGCCGGCGTGGGCGCCCTCGGCATTGTCGATCCGGACAAAGTCGAGTTGTCGAATCTGCATCGGCAAATCCTCCATGGAACCGCGGACCGCGGGCGCCCGAAGGTTGACTCGGCCAAAGACCGCCTGCACGCCGCGAATCCGCATGTGCGCGTGAAAGCGATCTGCGACCGCTTGACGGCGGAGAATGCCGTGGAGCTGATCCGGGGGTGGGATGTGGTGATCGATGGTTCGGACAATTTTCCGACACGCTATGCATCCAACGACGCCTGTGTGGTGCTGGGCATCCCGAATGTTTATGGATCCGTGTGGCGTTTCGAAGGGCAGGTGGCCGTCTTTGCCCCGCACCTTGGCGGACCTTGTTACCGGTGTGTGAATCCGCGTGCGCCGGAACCGGGCGAAGCTCCCTCCTGCGCAGAGGCCGGCGTGCTCGGCGTCATGCCCGGACTCGTCGGAATCTTGCAGGCGCTCGAGGCGATGAAACTCGTCACCGGCATCGGCGATCCGCTGCTCGGACGTTTGCTGCACATCGATGCGCTCGGCGTGAAATTTCGCGAGTTCGGGTTGCGGAATGATCCCCAGTGCGAGCGCTGTGCGCCCGGCCGTCGCGACAAGCCATTGGCGCAGGAGGGGACGGGTTGCGCAAGCGGGATGGATCCGGGCATCGACGAAATCAATGTTGGCGAACTCGATGCCGTGCGTAAATCGGGACGTCCTCACGTCCTCCTCGACGTGCGCGAGGCCTGGGAACTGTCCGTCGCGCGGCTGGACCCTTGCCTGCACATTCCGCTGGGTGAGTTGCCGGCCCGAACGGGAGAGATTCCGCGCGACATCCCGGTCTATGTCATGTGCCATGGCGGCGTGCGAAGTGCACGCGCGGTGGAGTTTCTGCGAGGCTCGGGTTTTGGCGCGGCCGTCAACGTGCGGGGAGGAATCGCCGCGTGGTCGCAAGAAATCGACTCTGGCGTTCCGACCTACTAACATTCACACACGTGCATTCGATTTTGACAGGCGAAGAAGGACTAAAAGCGGCGCTTGGCCGTATTCCGAGCGGGCTCTATGCCGTGGGCGCAACACTTGAAGGCCGGCGCACGGGAATGTTGTGCAGTTTTGTCGAACAGGCGGGGTTCGAGCCGCCGATGATCAGCATCTCGCTCGGAAAAGACAGGCCGCTCCGCGCCGTCCTGGAGCATGGTGGCCTTTTTGCCGTCAATATTCTTGGATCCGAGGACAAAAAGATTCTCGCGGCCTTCGCCTCGGGGCGTGAGGAGGATCCCTTCGCTTCGTTCAAGCTGTTGGACAACGGCCACGGTCTTCCGCAGTTGGCCGATGCGTTGGCGTGGCTCGCGTGCCGGTGCCGCGGTTCGGTCGCCGCCGGCGACCACGTCGTGTATGTGGCCGAAGTCATGGAAGGCTGCTTGCACCGTGAGGAAGGGGAGCCGATGATCCGCGTCCGCAAAAATGGATTCGCCTACTGAAATGGATTTCCTGTTCGAAGTCTTGCGCTGCCCGCGCACGGGGCAAAAGCTGCATGAGGAAGGCGGACGATTGGTGACGGAGGATGGCAAGCTGGCTTACCGCATGGACCACGGGATTCCGGTGCTTTTGCCGGACGAGGTTTCGGAGGTGCTGTCATGACCGAGCTTGAGACACTGCGCCACTCTTGCGCCCATGTGTTGGCGGAGGCCGTTTTGCGCCTCTGGCCCGAAGCGCAATTTGCCGCCGGTCCCCCGGTCGAGCAGGGCTTTTACTACGACGTCGATTTGTCCCACCGCATTTCGCCCGAGGACTTTCCCAAGATCGAAGCCGAGATGGCGAGGATCATCGCGGACGATCAGCCGTTCGAGCGCAGCGTGGTTTCGCGCTCGGAGGCAATGGAACTCGGACGTCATGGCAAGCTTGCGGCTCTGGGCGAGCGCGGCGTTCCGAGTCGCTACAAGTTGGATATTCTCGAAGGCATACCCGACGGCGAGGAGATCAGCCTTTACCGCAATGGCGCGTTCACCGACCTCTGCGCCGGGCCGCACGTTGCCTCAACGGGAAAAATCGGGGCATTTGCCCTCACCGCGGTTGCCAGCGCCTACTACAAGGGCGACGAGAAAAATCCGCAGCTCCAGCGAATCTACGGCATCGCGTTTTCCACGAAGGACGAACTCGCGAAATGGCGCGAAATGATGGAAGAGGCGCGCAAGCGTGATCACCGCAAGCTCGGGCGCGAGCTGCAACTTTTTCACGTGGATGACGCGGTCGGCGCAGGTCTCATCCTTTGGACTCCCAAGGGTGCGGTGGTCCGGCAAGAATTGCAGGATTTCATCAGCGAGGAACTCCGCAAGCAGGGCTACGAACAAGTGTTCACGCCGCACATCGGTCGCCTCGAGCTTTACCGCACGTCGGGCCACTATCCTTACTACTCCGACTCGCAATATCCGCCGCTGGTCGAGCGGGAGACACTCCATCGCCTTGCGGAGGATGGGTGTTCCTGCGCCGATCTGGCCGCGCGCCTCGAGAAGGGCGAGGCCGAAGGCTATCTGCTCAAGCCGATGAATTGCCCGATGCACATCAAGATCTTTGCTTCGCAGCCGCGCAGCTACCGCGATTTGCCCGTGCGCCTGGCCGAGTTCGGCACCGTTTACCGCTGGGAGCAGTCGGGGGAACTCAACGGCATGACCCGCGTGCGCGGCTTCACGCAGGACGACGCGCATCTCTTTGTCACCGAGGACCAGATGGCGGCGGAAATCCAGGGGTGCCTCGACCTGGTCAAAAAAGTTTTCTCCGTTTTCCGCATGGCCGATTACCGCGTGCGGCTCGGCTTGCGCGAGCCGGGCTCGGACAAATATGTCGGACGCCCCGAGGACTGGGAGCGCGCCGAAGAGGCCTGCCGTCAGGCCGCCAAGACCCTCGGTGTTCCCTACACCGAGGAGAGGGGAGAGGCCGCGTTCTACGGGCCGAAGATCGACTTTGTCGTGCGCGATGTGATCGGGCGCGAGTGGCAGCTCGGGACGGTTCAAGTCGATTTCCAACTGCCGGAGCGCTTCGAGTTGCACTACACGGGCGCGGACAACAAGCCGCACCGCCCTGTGATGATCCACCGCGCACCGTTCGGCTCCATGGAGCGTTTTGTCGGCGTTCTCATCGAGCACTTTGCCGGGGCTTTTCCCGTGTGGCTTTCGCCCGAGCAAGCGCGCGTGCTTCCCGTTTCCGAGAAGGTCGCGGACTACGCCCGCGAAGTTGTGCAAGCACTCAAGTCGGCCGGCGTCCGGGCGACGGCCGATGAGTCGCAGGACAAACTCGGCGCCAAGATTCGCCTTGCGCAGGTCGAGAAAGTGCCTTACATGCTCGTGGTAGGCGGCAAGGAGGCCGAGTCGCGGCAGGTTTCTGTGAGAAGCCGTAAAGCCGGTGACGAAGGCGCCTTGGGCCTGGAAAACTTTGTTGAGCGCATTAAAAACGAAATCAGTGAACGAGTCCTGTAGTCACTCCTGACATCCCGCACGCTCACGGGATCACATCACCGCAAACGCTTGTCCTTCTCACGCACTCCACAGCCGCCCGCGATACGGGTCAACCACCGCATCCGCGCGCGCGAAGTCCGCGTCATCAACGGCGCCACCAACGAGCAACTCGGCGTGCTGAAGTTGCCCGATGCCCTCCGGAAAGCCGAAGAATTGGGTTTGGATCTCGTCGAAGTCGCGCCGAATGCCAATCCGCCCGTCTGCCGCATCGTCAACTTCGGGAAATACCGCTACGAACTGGCCAAGCAGGAGAAGGACCGCAAGTCGCACGCGGGCAAGGTCAAAGAAGTGAAGTTCCGGGTGAACATCGACAACCACGACTACCTGACCAAGGTCCGTCACGCCGAGGAGTTCCTCGACAAAGGCAACAAGCTCAAGATCCAGCTGCAGTTCCGCGGGCGCCAGATGGCGCACCAGGAATTGGGAATGGCCGTGGTCAAGCGCGTCCGCGAGGATCTTGCCACCATGGGTCATGTCGACATGGAGCCCAAGCTCGTCGGTCGCGCTATCAACATGACCATGAGCCCGCTCCCGGCAAACAAGCGCAAGCGGAAGTTCGCACCCATGGAAGTGGAGCCGGAAGACGACAGCGCTGTTCCGGACGAGACGGACGACTAGATCAAGGTCGCTGAAGTCCGCTGCAACGTCGCAGCAGATCCGGCGCCGCTGACGGGATCAGCGGATGATGCCGCGCTCGCTCGACTCGATGAATGCGCAGAGTTCCGCGATCTCGGGAATGCCCGGCAATTCTGTGCGGATGGCCTCGACCGACTGCTTCACGTTGAGTTTGCCGCGATAGAGAATGCGGTAAGCTTCCTTGAGCGCGCGGATGGTCTCCGGCGCGAAGCCTGCGCGCTCAAGGCCTACCTGATTGACGCCGCGGACTTCGGCAGGATTGCCGTCTGCGATGAAAAAGGGCGGAACGTCTTGGACGATTTTCGAGCATCCGCCCGTGATGGCGTGCCGCCCGACCCGGCAGAATTGGTGGATGGCGGTGAGGCCGCCGATGACCGCGTGATCGCCAACATGCACGTGCCCCGCAAGCGTGCCGTTGTTGGAGAAGATCACCTTGTCTCCGACCAAGCAGTCATGCGCGATGTGCGAGTATGCGAGAAAATTTCCACCGTTTCCGATGATGGTTTTCGTGCCCGGAAGAGTGCCGCGGTTGACCGTGCAAAATTCGCGGAACACGTTTCCATCGCCGATTTCGAGAAAGGTAGGCTCGCCTTCGTATTTGAGATCCTGGGTCTTTTGTCCGATCGACGTGTAGGCGTGGAAAAAGTTTCCGCGGCCGACGCGGGTCGGGCCCATCATGGTCACGTGGTTCTGGAGTTCGGTATCCTCGCCGATGACGACGCCCGGCCCGATGATGCAGTAGGGGCCGATACGCGCGCCGGAATGCACCTGCGCCGCGGGATCCACGATGGCGGTGGGGTGGATCATTCGGAGACGAGGCCGAAAAGAAGTGTGCCCTCGCTCACAACCTCGCCGTTGACCGTGCAGGAGCAGGCGGCCCGGGCCATGGTTTTGCGCGAGCGGGTGAGTTCGCAGTGGATGAACAACGTGTCGCCGGGAAAGACAGGCTTCCGGAACTTCACCTCGTCCGCACTCATGAAGTAGCCGATTTTTCCGGAGTTCTGCGTGTTGAGCATCATGAGGATGCTGGCGACCTGCGCCATGGCCTCGACCTGCAGGACACCGGGCATCACCGGGTGGCCCGGGAAGTGGCCTTGGAAGAAGGGTTCATTGATGGTGACGGACTTCACGCCGGTGCATTTCGAGTCCCCCTCGAATGCCACGATGCGATCGACCATGAGGAAAGGATAGCGGTGCGGGAGAATCTTCATGATCTCCGTGGTGGGAAGCACGCGTTCCCCGACGGGCAGCTTGGCCGGCGGGATCATCGCCATCATTTTCGCGTGTTCCTTGGCGATTGCCGCAGCCAGCTCGGTATTGGGCCCGTGGCCGGGTTTCACGGCCACGACATGCCCGAGTATCGGGCGCCCGACCAGGGCAAGATCGCCGACGATATCGAGGATCTTGTGCCTCACGAATTCGTCGGGGAAGCGCAGGGGTTCCTTGCTCAGAACCGAGTCGCCGCGGATCACGATCGCGTTCTCCAGACTGCCGCCGCGGATCAGGCCTTTCTGCATCAATGGTTCAACATCCTCGTAATGGACAAACGTGCGGGCCGACGCGATTTCTTTCTCGTAGTTCTCCGCGGTGATTT
This genomic interval carries:
- a CDS encoding acyl carrier protein is translated as MSDKPIEERVKEIIVKELSVNPEQVTPTASFIEDLGADSLDTVELVMAFEEEFGVEVPDEEAEKLQTVGDVVKYIEANKK
- the moeB gene encoding molybdopterin-synthase adenylyltransferase MoeB; this encodes MGTLASGEIERYARQMALPEFGHEGQEKLARARVLLVGAGGLGSPAALYLASAGVGALGIVDPDKVELSNLHRQILHGTADRGRPKVDSAKDRLHAANPHVRVKAICDRLTAENAVELIRGWDVVIDGSDNFPTRYASNDACVVLGIPNVYGSVWRFEGQVAVFAPHLGGPCYRCVNPRAPEPGEAPSCAEAGVLGVMPGLVGILQALEAMKLVTGIGDPLLGRLLHIDALGVKFREFGLRNDPQCERCAPGRRDKPLAQEGTGCASGMDPGIDEINVGELDAVRKSGRPHVLLDVREAWELSVARLDPCLHIPLGELPARTGEIPRDIPVYVMCHGGVRSARAVEFLRGSGFGAAVNVRGGIAAWSQEIDSGVPTY
- a CDS encoding flavin reductase family protein, producing MVARNRLWRSDLLTFTHVHSILTGEEGLKAALGRIPSGLYAVGATLEGRRTGMLCSFVEQAGFEPPMISISLGKDRPLRAVLEHGGLFAVNILGSEDKKILAAFASGREEDPFASFKLLDNGHGLPQLADALAWLACRCRGSVAAGDHVVYVAEVMEGCLHREEGEPMIRVRKNGFAY
- a CDS encoding Trm112 family protein, with amino-acid sequence MDSPTEMDFLFEVLRCPRTGQKLHEEGGRLVTEDGKLAYRMDHGIPVLLPDEVSEVLS
- a CDS encoding threonine--tRNA ligase, with translation MTELETLRHSCAHVLAEAVLRLWPEAQFAAGPPVEQGFYYDVDLSHRISPEDFPKIEAEMARIIADDQPFERSVVSRSEAMELGRHGKLAALGERGVPSRYKLDILEGIPDGEEISLYRNGAFTDLCAGPHVASTGKIGAFALTAVASAYYKGDEKNPQLQRIYGIAFSTKDELAKWREMMEEARKRDHRKLGRELQLFHVDDAVGAGLILWTPKGAVVRQELQDFISEELRKQGYEQVFTPHIGRLELYRTSGHYPYYSDSQYPPLVERETLHRLAEDGCSCADLAARLEKGEAEGYLLKPMNCPMHIKIFASQPRSYRDLPVRLAEFGTVYRWEQSGELNGMTRVRGFTQDDAHLFVTEDQMAAEIQGCLDLVKKVFSVFRMADYRVRLGLREPGSDKYVGRPEDWERAEEACRQAAKTLGVPYTEERGEAAFYGPKIDFVVRDVIGREWQLGTVQVDFQLPERFELHYTGADNKPHRPVMIHRAPFGSMERFVGVLIEHFAGAFPVWLSPEQARVLPVSEKVADYAREVVQALKSAGVRATADESQDKLGAKIRLAQVEKVPYMLVVGGKEAESRQVSVRSRKAGDEGALGLENFVERIKNEISERVL
- a CDS encoding translation initiation factor IF-3; protein product: MSFSRTPQPPAIRVNHRIRAREVRVINGATNEQLGVLKLPDALRKAEELGLDLVEVAPNANPPVCRIVNFGKYRYELAKQEKDRKSHAGKVKEVKFRVNIDNHDYLTKVRHAEEFLDKGNKLKIQLQFRGRQMAHQELGMAVVKRVREDLATMGHVDMEPKLVGRAINMTMSPLPANKRKRKFAPMEVEPEDDSAVPDETDD
- the lpxA gene encoding acyl-ACP--UDP-N-acetylglucosamine O-acyltransferase; the encoded protein is MIHPTAIVDPAAQVHSGARIGPYCIIGPGVVIGEDTELQNHVTMMGPTRVGRGNFFHAYTSIGQKTQDLKYEGEPTFLEIGDGNVFREFCTVNRGTLPGTKTIIGNGGNFLAYSHIAHDCLVGDKVIFSNNGTLAGHVHVGDHAVIGGLTAIHQFCRVGRHAITGGCSKIVQDVPPFFIADGNPAEVRGVNQVGLERAGFAPETIRALKEAYRILYRGKLNVKQSVEAIRTELPGIPEIAELCAFIESSERGIIR
- a CDS encoding bifunctional UDP-3-O-[3-hydroxymyristoyl] N-acetylglucosamine deacetylase/3-hydroxyacyl-ACP dehydratase, with the protein product MQNQRTLASAASLSGVSLHTGEKVTLTIHPAPTDHGFKFRRSDLKDAPIVDALAANVRTVERATTLVDGNVKVHTVEHILSALTGLGVDNALIDMDANEPPIGDGSAAPYVALIKKAGIVEQDAPRRYCEIREPVAIQTKNGSILVVLPDTSFRVSCTQAGPDGNHTQYLSVEITAENYEKEIASARTFVHYEDVEPLMQKGLIRGGSLENAIVIRGDSVLSKEPLRFPDEFVRHKILDIVGDLALVGRPILGHVVAVKPGHGPNTELAAAIAKEHAKMMAMIPPAKLPVGERVLPTTEIMKILPHRYPFLMVDRIVAFEGDSKCTGVKSVTINEPFFQGHFPGHPVMPGVLQVEAMAQVASILMMLNTQNSGKIGYFMSADEVKFRKPVFPGDTLFIHCELTRSRKTMARAACSCTVNGEVVSEGTLLFGLVSE